The nucleotide window ACAGCCTGCTGCGCAACTCCGCCGAGGCGAGCGCCGCGGCCGTACTGAACGTCATAGGAAGAACCAGGTGACCATGCTGGATAACGCAAAAGTCAGCGCAAAAGGCAATGCAGTAAGCAATGAGCCGCAGGGCGGCCTGTTCGACGACCTGCCGTATTCCCTCGACGAGATCATCTGCGGCGTGGATGAAGCGGGCCGCGGCCCGCTGGCCGGGCCCGTGTACGCGGCCGCCGTGATCCTGCACCGCGAGCGGCCCATCGCCGGCCTGCGCGATTCGAAGAAACTTACCGAAGCCCGGCGCGAGGAACTGGCGCCGCTGATCAAGCGCGACTGCATCGCCTGGGCGATCGCCAAGGCCTCCGAGGCGGAAATCGACAAGCTGAACATCCTGCAGGCCTCGCTGCTGGCCATGAAGCGGGCCGTGCATGCGCTCGAGACGATTCCCACGCTGGCCCTCATCGATGGCAACAAGTGCCCGGTGATGAGAATCCAGACCATCGCCATCGTCGATGGCGACGACAAGATCGAATCCATCTCCGCCGCGTCGATCCTGGCGAAGACGGCGCGCGACGATGCGCTGCGCAAGCTGCACAAGAAGTATCCGCAATACGGTTTCGACCAGCACAAGGGCTACGGCACGGCGCAGCACCTCGAAGCGCTGAAGCTGCACGGCGTGACGCCGGTGCACCGCCGCTCCTTCGCCCCCGTGCGCGAACTGCTGGAGCTGGCGTTTTGAAATCCACTCAATGAAGAACCCGCAGTGAAGACAATCTCGTCGCGCGACAACGCGCAGTACAAGGAACTGAAGCACCTGGCCACCAATGCGCACGCGCTGCGCAAGGCCGGCCGCACGCTGCTCGACGGCGTGCACCTGTGCGAGACGTGGTTGCGGATGCGCGGCCAGCCGGAACAGTGCATCGTCAGCGACAGCGGCCTGCGCCATCCCGAGATCGTCGCCCTGGTGGTGAAGCTGGAGGCGCACCACGGCCGCGTGCTGCACTTGCCGGACGCGCTGTACGAGCCGCTGTCGCAGGTCGAGCATGGCGTGGGCATCCTGTTCCTGGTCGAGATGCCGCGCCCGGCCGTGCCGGCGGCGCTGGCGGCCAATGCGGTCCTGCTGGACAATATCCAGGATCCCGGCAACGTGGGCTCGATCCTGCGCAGCGCGGCGGCCGCCGGCATCGGCGAGATATACTGCAGCCCCGGCACGGCATTCTGCTGGTCGCCGAAGGTACTGCGTGCCGCCATGGGCGCGCACTTCGTGCTGGAGATCTACGAGAACGTGGCGCTGGCGCCGTTGCTGGCCGGCGCGAACATCGCCACGCTGGCCACCAGCGGCTATGCGAAGCAGAAGCTGTACGACGTCGACCTGAAGCGGCCGGTGGCATGGGTATTCGGCCATGAAGGGCAGGGCGTGTCCGACGAGTTGCTGGCGCTGGCCAGCCACAAGGTCGTGATCCCGCACCTGGGGGAAGTGGAATCGCTGAACGTGGCCGCCTGCGCGGCCGTGTGTTTCTTCGAACAGGTCAGGCAAAGCCAGGCGCGCGCCGGCTGAAACGGAGGGAGCATGGAAATCGCCGCATTGCAGTTCCTGGTGGCGGAAAGCGAACCGGTGCAGCGCGAGCTGCTGGCCGGGCTGTTGCGCAGCGCCGGCGCGCAGCACATCCATTTCGCGCCGGATGGCCACGCCGCGCTGCGGGCACTGCATGGCGCGGCGCCGGCGATCGATATCGTCGTGATGGACCTGGGCCTGGCCGGCATGGATGGGCTGGAACTGATCCGGCGCCTGGCGGAAGACCGCTGCCGCGCCGGCCTGATCGTGGTGGGCGCGCAAAGCGGCGACATCCTGTTTTCCGTCGAGACGATGGCGCTGGCCTACGGGGTCGACCTGCTGGGCGCCGTCGCCAAGCCGGTCTCCGCGCCGCGCCTGGAAGCGCTGGTCGCCAACTACACGCGGCCGCCGGAAACCGCCGCGGGGGCGCCGGTCACGCCATTCACGTTCGCCGAAGTGGGCAAGGGCCTGCAGGCGCGCGAGTTCGATCCCTTCTTCCAGCCCAAGATCGAGCTGGAAACGGGCCAGGTGAAGGGGCTCGAGATGTTCGCCCGCTGGCGGCACCCGCAGCTCGGCGTGCTGGGCCCGGCGGCCTTCATGCCCGCGTTGGAAGCGGCCGGGCGCATCGATTTCCTCGACTGGAGCATGATCGAGAAATCGGTGGCGGCCTGCCGCACCCTGCATGACCAGGGCATGCCGGTCTCGTTTTCGATCAATGTCGATCCGGGCACGCTGTCGCACCCGCAGTTCATCGCGCAGATCGGCGCCTGCCTGGAACGGCACCGCATCCTGCCCGGCTACATCACCTTCGAGATCACCGAATCGTCGGTGCTGCAGACCGACCCGCATTTCCTGGAGCGCCTGCTGCGCCTGCGCATGATGGGCTTCGGCCTGGCCATCGACGACTACGGCACCGGGCGCTCCAACCTGCAGCTGCTCGCCTCGATCCCGTTCTCGGAACTGAAGATCGACCGCAGCTTCGTCGACGGCGCCTCCCGCAAGCGCGCCATCGGCACCGTGCTGAAATCGTGCCTGGGCCTGGCGCGCAGCCTGGACCGCACCTCGTGCGCCGTCGGCGTAGAGACCAAGCAGGACTGGGACTTCCTGCAGGGCCTCGGCTGCACCTACGCGCAGGGCTACTACATCGCCAGCCCGATGCCGGTGGACGAGTTCCCCAAGTGGCTGGTGGAGTGGCGGCAGTTCTTCTGATGTAACCCAACGGCAGAGGCCGGGGTCTGACCCGCCGGGTCAGACCCCAGGGTTAGCCGTCAGGTGTCTGACACCATTTTCCTGAAAATGGTGTCAGACACCGGTGTTCGCCCGATGCGGTGCGGCCCTTCGGAAAACCGGTGTCCGACACCATTTCCCTTGGAAATAGTGTCCGGCACCAGGCGCATCGAGCGGCAAGTTTCTCCAGCGGCTGCCACGCCACCCAGGAAGATCTGCATGCGCAAGGCGGTGCCGTCATCGGACGCCCGCCAGCTTCCCGTCACGCCGCCGCCCGTTCCTCGTCAAGGCCCGTATCCATCACCGCCTCGAGAAAATCGCGACCCCAGCGCGCCACATCGTGTTCGGTGGCGATCATGGCCATGCGCGCGGTGCGATAGGCGCGTTCCTCTTCGCCCATCGTCAGCGCCTGGTGCAGCGTGGCCGTCATGGCATTGGCATCGTAGGGATTGGTCAGCAGCGCGCCGTGCAGTTCCACGGCGGCGCCGGCAAATTCGGAGAGGATCAGGACACCGGATTTCCCGGCCGCCTTGCGCGCCGCCACGTATTCCTTGGCTACCAGGTTCAGGCCATCGCGCAGCGGCGTGATCCACGCCACGCCGCAGGCGGCGTAATGGGCGATCACTTCATCGAACGGCAGCGAGCGGTAGAAGTAGCGCACCGGCACCCAGTCCAGCGTGGAGAAGCGGCCGTTGATGCGTCCCACCGCGCGGTCCACTTCCACGCGCAGGCTGTCGTAGATCTCCATGCCCGGCGCGGCCGGCGTGATGATGTTCAGCAGCGTCACCTTGCCGATGTGTTCCGGGTGCCGTTCCAGCAGCCGCTCGAAAGCCTGCAGCTTCTCCAGCGAGCCCTTCACGTAATCGAGCCGTTCGATGGAGACGATGCCGGTGGTGCCGCCCAGGTAATCCTCGATGGCGGCGGTCTTTTCCGCCACTTGCGGCTGGCTGACCAGGTCTTCGATCAGCGCCACGTCGGTACCGACAGGATGCGCGCCCAGCGCGACGGTGCGCCCGCCCGCCTCGATCGACGTCGTCATCGTGTCCACGCCCAGCGCGCAGCCGTAGGTGAGGAAGCGCGGCGCGCACGGCACCGCCGGGCCCCGTTCCACTGGCGCGAACGAGCGCACCGCGTCGACGAAGTTCTCGACATAGCGGGGAATGTGGAAGCCCACGTAGTCGCATTGCAGCAGGCTGCCGATGATGTCGCGGCGCCATGGCAGGATGTTGAACACGTCGCTGGACGGGAACGCCGTGTGGTGGAAGAAGGCGATCCGCAGGTCCGGCCGCAGCGGGCGCAGGAAGGCCGGTACCATCCACAGGTTGTAGTCGTGCACCCAGACCACGGCGCCGTCGGCCGCTTCGCGCGCCGTCTGTTCCGCGAACAGGCGGTTCACTTCCAGGAAGCGCTCCCAGTGGGCGGCATTGAACTCGGCCTTGTCGGGGAACGAGAAGATGATCGGCCAGAACGCCTCCTTGGAAAACTTCTTGTAGAACAGGTCCACGTCTTGCGCCGTCAGCGCCACGCGCGCGGCCCGCAGGCGTGGGTAGGCCACTTCGTCGACCGCCACGTGCGTCTCGAAATCCTTTGGCGCGCGGCTGTCCTGCTGCGACCACGCCACCCAGGAACCCTTGCGGCTGCCGGCAAAGAACCGCAGCAGCGTGGGGATGATGCCGTTCGGGCTCTTCGGGCGGCGGCGCAATTGCACGCCGTTCTCCGTCACTTCGTCGAATGGCAGGCGGTGGTAGACCATCACCAGGTCGGCGTCGCCATGCGCGCCGGCCACGGGTGCCGGCTGGCCGGCGCGAGGCAGGGCGCCATGGTGCACCAGGCCTTCCAGGATGCCGTCGCAGCCTTCGCCGGTGGCGATGTACACGCTGGAACGGCGGCGCAGCTTCTGCACCAGTGCCGGTTCGGCGGCGCCGACGACGATGCCGGCCAGGCCGGTCTCGAACATCGACAGGTCGTTCAGCGTATCGCCGGCCACCACGATCGACGACGGCGCGATGCCGGCCGCTTCTGCCAGGGCCAGCAGCGCCGGGCCCTTGCCTACGCCGCGCGGAAGTACGTCCAGGTAGGCGCCGGCGGACATCAGCAGGTCGCAGCCTAGCGCCTCGACGGCGGCGCGCAGGGCAGGCGTCACATCGGCCTCGCTGGCCACGAACGAGCAGCGGCGCTCTTGCGGCACGCTCTGGCGGCGCAGGCGCGGAAAGCCGGCCAGCGCCTTCAGCACGGCCTGCGAACCCGGCCAGCGCGCGGCGATGTCCTGCTGCAGGCTGCCCACCGGCTGCAGGTCGGCGCCGTGCACGATGGTGGCGCCGACGTCGGCGATGATGTAGTCCGGCATGGGAATCGTCGGATCGGACAGCAGCGGCAGGATCGATTCGAGGCCGCGGCCGGTCACGAACGCCAGCCTGGCATTGCGCGGCGCGGCGGTGAACAGTTCGCGCACGCGGCGCCGCGCTTCGGCGGTGCCGGCCAGCAGGGTACCGTCGAGATCGGTAGCAAGCAGGAACTGATGTGGGGTGATCGAGCGAATTGCGGGTGTCGAAAGAGTCGGGGAGATGCGGGACTGCGGAATTGCCATGGCGATTCATCCTTAAAGTAGCGATGCGTCGGGCGCTTAGCAGGTGCGCCAAACTGGATTTAACGTGTGCAAGCCACGGTCGCGGTGGACCGTTCACGCGTACGGACGCAACGGCGGCGGCATGCCGGCCATTGCCAGGGGAGGGAAGCGGCAGGGATGGTGCTCAATGATGAAAGCGCCGCATCCGGGAGAATGCGGCGCCATTATACTATAATTCTAGCAATACATTTGCGAGAATGTATTTCGGAACTGTATTCCTGCAGCGTTGCGGACCAATGCGCCCTGGAGGATTACTGCGACTTCGGCCGCGGCTCGGGCGCCGGCCGGCGCCGTTCCTCGGTACCGTCGTAGGTCTCGTTGGCCGCCTCGCCGCGCAGCACTTCCGGGTTCGACAGCTTCACGGTCTGCGTCGGATACGCGAACTCGATGCCGGCCCGGTTGAAGCGCTTGAACAGCTCGAAGTTGATGGCCTGCTGGGTGTCCATGAACAGGCCGTAGTCGGGCGTCTGCATCACGTACACCACCTCGAAGTCGAGCGACGACGGGCCATACGACTTGAAGTGCGCGCGGTCGAATTTCAGCTGCGGCTGGGCCGACACGATTTCCTTCAGCATGCCGGGAATGCTCTCCAGCTGCTCCTCGGTCACCTCGTACGTGACGCCCACGGAAAACACCACGCGCCGCGTTTCCATGCGCCGCACGTTGTGGATGCGGCTCTTCAGCAGGTCGCTGTTCGAGAACACGATTTCCTCGCCATTCAGGCTGCGGATGCGGGTGGTCTTCAGGCCCACGTACTGCACCGTGCCGGCCAGGTCGTCGACGGTGATGAAGTCGCCCACCACGAACGGCTTGTCGAGCAGGATCGACAGCGACGAGAACAGGTCGCCCAGGATGTTCTGCACGGCCAGCGCCACGGCGATACCGCCGATGCCCAGGCTGGCCACCAGCGTGGTGATGTTGACGCCGAAGTTATCGAGGATCATCAGCAGGATCACGGCCCACAGCGCGGCGCGCGCCACGAAGGTCAGGGCCGCGGTGGAGGTGGTCGCGGCCACGTCGGTGGCGCCGCGCTTCTTGCGGTAGAAGTCGATCCAGCCGCGCACGCCCACGTCGAGCCAGCGGGCAATCTGCAGCAGCAGGATGGCCACGGCCAGGTTGCGCAGCAGCGTTTCCGCTTTCGGCGACAGCAGCAGCCACTGGGTACCGGCATACAGGCCCATCGCCACGATGAACGCCGTGCTGGTGGTTTTCAGCACGCGCACGGCCATGTCGTCCACGTGGGTGGCGGTATGCTCGGCGAACGCGCCGATGCGGCGCACCAGGAAGCGCTTGGCGGCGTACAGCGCCATGCTGACGGCGGCGGCGATGCCGATGGCGATCATCCAGGTATTGAGGTCGTTACCTAGCACTACATAGTCCATGTCTTCTCCTTGTCGGACGGGATGAATGGCAGGGCGGGGCCTGCATCGGGAAGCACCGCGCCGCGCGGCGGCCGGTACGAGGAGAAGACGGGCGCGCGATGGCAAACGGGCGCCCGCCCTTTTGATGAGTGGATGCTACCGTTGCTTGCCGGACCGGTCGGTTCGCCCGCGCACATTTGGCGGCAGGGAAAGATCTCGCCTCATGCCTCGATGGCTCATCCGGGCAGTGGCGGTCTGGTTGAGTTAAGCCTACCCCAAGTGCAAATCCGGGGTCAGGGAGGAGTACTGGCCTGCAGGCCAGTACCGCTACGCCGGCAAGGAGCGATGCTCCTTGAAACCCCGGCTACGCCCCGGCGGGTCTGACCCCAGCCTTTCGCTGTTGGGGGGAATGCATGCGCCTTCAATGTTTCGAGTAGCGCTTCATTCCACGGCATTAGTCACAAACACCGGTTCGTGCTCACGCCAGCGCCGCGATACCCGCCAGCTTGTCTGGATTGCGGATCGCGTAGATCGCCACGATCCGGTCATCCTCGATGATGAACGCCTGCGCCGATTCGACGATGCCGCCGACATAGCGCACGATGCCAGGTTCCCCGTTCACGCGCGCCATCCGGTACGTGACCTTGCCCGGGTTGGCGTGTTCCACGGACCAGTAAACGCCGGCGATGCGCGCCGCGCCGACCAGGATCTTGCCGAACGACGGCACCTTGCCGCCGCCATCGGAGACCAGCCGCACGTCGCCGGCCAGGAAGGTCTTCATCGCTTCCCGGTCGGCGCCGGCGGCGGCCTGCATGAAGCGCGCCAGCAGGTCGCGGTGCACGTCCTTCGGCACCGTGAAGCGCGGCGTTTCCTGCTGTACGCGGGCCTGCGCACGGGAGACCAGCTGCCGGCACGCCGCTTCGCTCTTGCCCAGCGTGGCGGCGATGTCGGCGTAATCCTGGTCGAACACCTGCCGCATCAGGAATGCCGCACGTTCCTCGGGCGCCAGCCGCTCCAGCACCCACAGCATCGCCACGGAGACTTCGCTGGCCAGCTCGGCCGCCGTTTCGGGCGTGCGCTCGTCCAGTTCCACCAGCGGTTCGGGCAGCCACCAGCCCACGTAGGCTTCGCGTTCGGCCTTGCGGCTGCGCAGCCGGTCGATCGACAGCCGCGTGGCGACCGTTACCAGCCACGCCTCGGCCGATTGCACGGCGTCGTGGCTGCTGGCGGCCCAGCGCAGCCAGGCATCCTGCACCACGTCCTCCGCGTCGGCGCGGATGCCCAGCATGCGGTAGGCGAGTGCGAACAGGCGGGGGCGCAGGGCGTCGAATTGCGCAACGGTATGGTCGTTCATGGCTTCTGGCTTCATGGCGTGAGGGATGGTCTCCACAAGACGGCGGGGCGCCGCCCGTTGTGACAGCTTTCCGGCGGCAAAGGTGTGGCAGCGGGTTTTTTTCTTGTCTACATTGTCATCCCGGCAGTTTACACAAACGGCACACACCCCCATGACCAACCCCAGGACCAGGAGTCACCCGATGGAACCCAGCGACAAGCAAGACATGACCGAACAGGATATCCAGGCATCGCGGCGCCGCTTCGTCGGCGCGGTGGCCACCACCATTGCCGCGGCGGGCACCGCCGCCGCGGGCGGCGCGATGGCACAGCAGGGCGATGCGCGAGGCGGCGGGCAGGGCAGCGGCGCGCGCCGCAACCCGAAGTATCCGCGCCCGCCATTCCCGCGCCAGCAACAGGAATGGCCGGCGCTGGCCGGGAAAATGACGCCGCGGCCCGACCATGGCGAAACGACCTACCGGGGCAGCGGCCGCCTGGCCGGCCGCAAGGCGCTGATCACGGGCGGCGATTCCGGCATGGGCCGGGCCGCCGCGATCGCGTATGCGCGCGAAGGCGCCGACGTGGCGATCAATTACCTGCCGTTCGAGGAACCGGACGCGCAGGAAGTCAAGGCGCTGATCGAGAAGGCGGGCCGCAAGGCGGTGCTGCTGCCGGGCGATATCCGTGACGAAGGTTTTTGCCGGACCTTGGTCGACAAGGCGGCGGAACAGTTGGGCGGCCTCGATATCCTCGTCAGCAATGCGGCCCGGCAGCAATCCATCGATTCCATCCTCGACCTGAGCACCGAGCAGTTCGACTGGACGATGAAGACCAACCTGTATGCCAACTTCTGGATCTGCAAGGCGGCCGTGCCGCATATGAAGAACGGCGGCGCGATCATCGTCACGGCATCCGTGCAGGCGTATGACCCGTCGGCCAACCTGCTCGACTATGCGCAGACCAAGGCGGCCCAGGTGGCGTTCGTGAAATCGCTGGCCAAGCAGCTGGCCGAGAAAAATATCCGCGTGAACGCCGTGGCGCCTGGGCCGATCTGGACGCCACTGCAGGTGTGCGGTGGCCAGGAGCCGGATGCGCTGGTCAACTTCGGCGGTGATACGCCGATGAAGCGCCCCGGCCAGCCGGCCGAGCTGGCGCTGGCCTATGTCACGCTGGCATCCGACGACTCCAGCTACACCACGGGCCACGTGTACGGAGTCGCCGGCGGCAACGGCCAGCCGTAAGCGGGTAGTGGGGCGGCCGCTTCTCCGCAAGGCTGAAGATCAGTACTCGCGGCGGTGCGGCCTGATCTCCTGGAGGATGGTGGTGGAGATTTCCTCGATCGACTTGGTGGTCGAGGACAGCCAGCGAATGCCTTCCCGCTTCATCATGTTTTCCGCTTCATTGACTTCATAGCGGCAGTTCTCGATCGACGCATACTTGCTGCCGGCGCGCCGCTCGTTGCGGATTTCCGTGAGCCGCTCCGGCGTGATGGTCAGCCCGAAGATCTTCGGCTTGTACGCATACAGCGCCGAGGGCAGCTTGCCGCGCTCGAAATCGTCCGGGATCAGCGGGTAGTTCGCCGCCTTGATCCCGTATTGCATGGCCAGGTACAGCGACGTCGGCGTCTTGCCGGAGCGCGACACGCCGACCAGGATCACGTCCGCCTCGGCCAGGTTCTTGTGCGACTGGCCATCGTCGTGCGCCAGCGAGAAGTTGATCGCCTCGATGCGGTTGCGGTACTCCTCGCTGTCGACGATGTTGTGCGAGCGGCCGATGGTGTGCGTGGACTTCATGCCCAGTTCTTCCTCCAGCGGCGCGACGAAGCTCTGGAACAGGTCCATGTGCAGCCCGCTGCATTGCCGGATCACCGACGACAGTTCGGC belongs to Pseudoduganella albidiflava and includes:
- a CDS encoding mechanosensitive ion channel family protein, with the protein product MDYVVLGNDLNTWMIAIGIAAAVSMALYAAKRFLVRRIGAFAEHTATHVDDMAVRVLKTTSTAFIVAMGLYAGTQWLLLSPKAETLLRNLAVAILLLQIARWLDVGVRGWIDFYRKKRGATDVAATTSTAALTFVARAALWAVILLMILDNFGVNITTLVASLGIGGIAVALAVQNILGDLFSSLSILLDKPFVVGDFITVDDLAGTVQYVGLKTTRIRSLNGEEIVFSNSDLLKSRIHNVRRMETRRVVFSVGVTYEVTEEQLESIPGMLKEIVSAQPQLKFDRAHFKSYGPSSLDFEVVYVMQTPDYGLFMDTQQAINFELFKRFNRAGIEFAYPTQTVKLSNPEVLRGEAANETYDGTEERRRPAPEPRPKSQ
- a CDS encoding TrmH family RNA methyltransferase — encoded protein: MKTISSRDNAQYKELKHLATNAHALRKAGRTLLDGVHLCETWLRMRGQPEQCIVSDSGLRHPEIVALVVKLEAHHGRVLHLPDALYEPLSQVEHGVGILFLVEMPRPAVPAALAANAVLLDNIQDPGNVGSILRSAAAAGIGEIYCSPGTAFCWSPKVLRAAMGAHFVLEIYENVALAPLLAGANIATLATSGYAKQKLYDVDLKRPVAWVFGHEGQGVSDELLALASHKVVIPHLGEVESLNVAACAAVCFFEQVRQSQARAG
- a CDS encoding SDR family oxidoreductase; this translates as MTEQDIQASRRRFVGAVATTIAAAGTAAAGGAMAQQGDARGGGQGSGARRNPKYPRPPFPRQQQEWPALAGKMTPRPDHGETTYRGSGRLAGRKALITGGDSGMGRAAAIAYAREGADVAINYLPFEEPDAQEVKALIEKAGRKAVLLPGDIRDEGFCRTLVDKAAEQLGGLDILVSNAARQQSIDSILDLSTEQFDWTMKTNLYANFWICKAAVPHMKNGGAIIVTASVQAYDPSANLLDYAQTKAAQVAFVKSLAKQLAEKNIRVNAVAPGPIWTPLQVCGGQEPDALVNFGGDTPMKRPGQPAELALAYVTLASDDSSYTTGHVYGVAGGNGQP
- the ggpS gene encoding glucosylglycerol-phosphate synthase; protein product: MAIPQSRISPTLSTPAIRSITPHQFLLATDLDGTLLAGTAEARRRVRELFTAAPRNARLAFVTGRGLESILPLLSDPTIPMPDYIIADVGATIVHGADLQPVGSLQQDIAARWPGSQAVLKALAGFPRLRRQSVPQERRCSFVASEADVTPALRAAVEALGCDLLMSAGAYLDVLPRGVGKGPALLALAEAAGIAPSSIVVAGDTLNDLSMFETGLAGIVVGAAEPALVQKLRRRSSVYIATGEGCDGILEGLVHHGALPRAGQPAPVAGAHGDADLVMVYHRLPFDEVTENGVQLRRRPKSPNGIIPTLLRFFAGSRKGSWVAWSQQDSRAPKDFETHVAVDEVAYPRLRAARVALTAQDVDLFYKKFSKEAFWPIIFSFPDKAEFNAAHWERFLEVNRLFAEQTAREAADGAVVWVHDYNLWMVPAFLRPLRPDLRIAFFHHTAFPSSDVFNILPWRRDIIGSLLQCDYVGFHIPRYVENFVDAVRSFAPVERGPAVPCAPRFLTYGCALGVDTMTTSIEAGGRTVALGAHPVGTDVALIEDLVSQPQVAEKTAAIEDYLGGTTGIVSIERLDYVKGSLEKLQAFERLLERHPEHIGKVTLLNIITPAAPGMEIYDSLRVEVDRAVGRINGRFSTLDWVPVRYFYRSLPFDEVIAHYAACGVAWITPLRDGLNLVAKEYVAARKAAGKSGVLILSEFAGAAVELHGALLTNPYDANAMTATLHQALTMGEEERAYRTARMAMIATEHDVARWGRDFLEAVMDTGLDEERAAA
- the sigJ gene encoding RNA polymerase sigma factor SigJ; the encoded protein is MKPEAMNDHTVAQFDALRPRLFALAYRMLGIRADAEDVVQDAWLRWAASSHDAVQSAEAWLVTVATRLSIDRLRSRKAEREAYVGWWLPEPLVELDERTPETAAELASEVSVAMLWVLERLAPEERAAFLMRQVFDQDYADIAATLGKSEAACRQLVSRAQARVQQETPRFTVPKDVHRDLLARFMQAAAGADREAMKTFLAGDVRLVSDGGGKVPSFGKILVGAARIAGVYWSVEHANPGKVTYRMARVNGEPGIVRYVGGIVESAQAFIIEDDRIVAIYAIRNPDKLAGIAALA
- a CDS encoding EAL domain-containing response regulator, which gives rise to MEIAALQFLVAESEPVQRELLAGLLRSAGAQHIHFAPDGHAALRALHGAAPAIDIVVMDLGLAGMDGLELIRRLAEDRCRAGLIVVGAQSGDILFSVETMALAYGVDLLGAVAKPVSAPRLEALVANYTRPPETAAGAPVTPFTFAEVGKGLQAREFDPFFQPKIELETGQVKGLEMFARWRHPQLGVLGPAAFMPALEAAGRIDFLDWSMIEKSVAACRTLHDQGMPVSFSINVDPGTLSHPQFIAQIGACLERHRILPGYITFEITESSVLQTDPHFLERLLRLRMMGFGLAIDDYGTGRSNLQLLASIPFSELKIDRSFVDGASRKRAIGTVLKSCLGLARSLDRTSCAVGVETKQDWDFLQGLGCTYAQGYYIASPMPVDEFPKWLVEWRQFF
- the rnhB gene encoding ribonuclease HII, with protein sequence MLDNAKVSAKGNAVSNEPQGGLFDDLPYSLDEIICGVDEAGRGPLAGPVYAAAVILHRERPIAGLRDSKKLTEARREELAPLIKRDCIAWAIAKASEAEIDKLNILQASLLAMKRAVHALETIPTLALIDGNKCPVMRIQTIAIVDGDDKIESISAASILAKTARDDALRKLHKKYPQYGFDQHKGYGTAQHLEALKLHGVTPVHRRSFAPVRELLELAF
- the ppsR gene encoding posphoenolpyruvate synthetase regulatory kinase/phosphorylase PpsR, with the translated sequence MTSEQRPTSARTVFFVSDGTGITAETFGHSVLTQFEMRFRQIRLPFIDTVDKAHAAARKINEAAIADGQRPIIFSTLVQAELSSVIRQCSGLHMDLFQSFVAPLEEELGMKSTHTIGRSHNIVDSEEYRNRIEAINFSLAHDDGQSHKNLAEADVILVGVSRSGKTPTSLYLAMQYGIKAANYPLIPDDFERGKLPSALYAYKPKIFGLTITPERLTEIRNERRAGSKYASIENCRYEVNEAENMMKREGIRWLSSTTKSIEEISTTILQEIRPHRREY